gAGATagtcaatgtatatatatatatatatatatatatatatatacacacacagacatatatatacacacagacatatatatatgtgtgtgttgggagatagtcaatttatatatttgtatatatatatatttgtatatatatatatacatatatatatatatatgtgtgtgttgggagatatatatatatatatgtatatatttttaaaagaagcAGACTGAGGTACTAAagaaaaaagtgcaaaaaacaaaacaagaaaagacGAGAACCAGAAGGAGAGGAATAAAACAGGAAGCAAACTTTTACTAAATCTCTTGCATGACGGATACGGAACATTACTCATCCTTTAATAAATCATCTTGTGATGACTGTTTATGTTGTGTGGCTGTGGGAACCAATACCACAGGAACAGGTTTGGCCTGATGGTTCAGTTCATCGGTGCTTCTGGCTACCGTGTGTTTGGAATTAATTGATTTACAAACATGGCATGAGTCCATAATCAAGgtgctttttatttctttaaactttAATGTAAAGTGTGTCTTCCTCTGTCATGCAGCATTTTCAGAGCTGCTTTTCCCCGCATTGTCCTGCATCGCCGTGGGAGGAATTGTGCTCCTTTTGACCAACATGCAGGTGAATTCCAACTTAATATATCATAAAAAACAAAGTGAATTACAGACCAAAGACACCTTGAACTGTCCAATAACTCATAACTATAACTGCTGTATTGCTGaacttgtctgtgtgttttggaAAGATGGGAAACCTGTTCGCCGCTCACCgctccaccatcatcaccctcTGCACCGGCGCCTATGATTCCTCTGCTAGTGTGTTTCTCATCATCAAGGTGAAAGCGGCGTCATTACCGATATCATGAAACGTGACATTTGAGTTCCACagaattatttatacattttgttcTCGAATTTTTTCCAGGTTCTGCACCAACAGGGAATCTCTCTCCGCTCCTGCGTCCTGGTGTTGTCGTCCTGCAGCGTCTTTCTTCTGGTGAGGACCTTCCTGCTGATGCCCAGGACCCTGATCCCCTACCCGCTGCCCCCGCACTACACCTACGGGTGAGAGGCCTCTTGGCCAGCTCATCACTGGAAAGGAGAATTGGTTCTCAATTGATTTGACCTGGTTAAATTAAGgccgtaatatatatatatatatatatatatatatatataaatatataaacaaaggtcatacatatatatatatatatttatatatttacatatatatgatctttatttaaatatataaatatatgtatatatatatatatatattagacatttatttaaatatatatatatatgacctatatatatatataaatgatctttatttatatatatataaatatatatatatatattagacatcttttaaatatatataaatatgtatatatatttatgacctttatttatacatatttatatatatatgacctttatataaatatatatataaatgatctttatttatatataaatatatatatattagacatcttttaaatatatataaatatgtatatatatgtatgacctgtatttaaatatatatttaaaaatatatatatatatatacatatttaaatatgacattcaGATTGAGTTGCGGAGAAGCCAACGCGTACCATGTAGAGAAGTTTGAGGGGCCGAGGGAACGAGCCGCGGTCGTTTCACACGAGTCCGGCGAGAAGGACGACGTGCCGCCGGCAGCTGAGGGCGAGACGGAGGCTCAAGGGCCGGGGAAAGGTACGACGCCCTGTCATCGCCCATGGGCATCATTTAAATCTCTTTAAAAACAATCACAAGCAGACATAAGTCCATGTTTTCAACTTTAAAGCCCTTCTCAGTGTGCAGCTTTAATCTTTCCTCTTTTCATTTCCACGATGTTCAGCGGCGAGTTTCCGCAGCTGCCTGCTGTCGTGGTTCTTCCTGTGGCACCTGGTGTGGCTGTCCATCATGCAGCTGAGGCACTACCTCTTCATCGGCACGCTCAACCCCATGCTCAACCGGCTGGCCCACGACGACCCCGGCCTGGGTAACTCGTGATAAATCACCATGGTTACGGATGAACGGACTATAACTCAACGCTTCAATCCCTagtatttatgatttatttattctttccgtccattctggagagggatcctcctctgttgctctcatgaagggttcttcactttttaccctgtgaaaggtttttgggaggggagtttttcctgatccaatgtgaaaggtcaaaggtcagggctgtcgtatgtgaacagattgtaaagccctctgaggcagattcgtaatttgtgatattgggctatacaaaatcaactgaattaaattgtattatcatcatcatcatcatcatcatcgtcgtcgtctTCACTCCCGTGTTGTTTCCTTTGCTCCTCTCCTTGGcggtttcctcctccctcagtgaGTCAGTACACTAATGCCTTCGCCCTGACGCAGCTGTTTGGAGTGCTGTGCGGTCCCCTGAACGGACTCATCATGGACCGACACAAGGGAAGGCCTCTCGCGCCCGGTAAATacccatgtgtgcatgtgtgtgcatgtgtgtgtgtgtgtgtgtgtgtcctttttttctggaacccgttttttgtttatttattacgcaaacaaaaAAGGTTTGGAGAGCAAATTACGCGTTTctaagtaaattaattgttagttttgctcatgaaactagaatgtgttgctctaaaaataaaaacatttgctctcaaaataaaaacatttgctctcaaaatgaaaacatttgctctaaaaataaaaacatttgctctaaaaataaaaacatttactctcaaaaataaaaatgtctaaaaaaaagaattgctctaaaaaatgtaatttggtctaaaaataaaaagtttggtctaaaaataaaagatttgcaacaaaaaaaaattgctCGCAATAAAAACTTTtattctcaaaataaaaacatttgctttcaaaataaaaacattttctctaaaaataaaaaaaattgctctcaaaaaagaagatttgctctaaaaataaaaaacatttgctcAAAAAAACCAAACATGGAACGTTAGgccaaacatttaaaatactgttgtgtcaaaaatattgaaaatattatttttagagcaaatatttttatttgcagCAACACATTCTAGATTCATGAGCAAcactaacaattaatttactaaCAAAGGAGAAATTGAATCAGCGAGGAGTTTCTATTTCCTATTTTTCCTCCCGCAGGAGAAACCGCGCAGGAGGCCGACCTGCACTCCTCCTCGCTGTCCCTGCTCCTCACCTCCCTGCAGTGCCTCCTGTTCTCGGTGTgcgcctccatccctctcctccctctgcagtACTTGACCTTCGCTCTGCAGGTCCTCAACCGCTCCTTCATCTACGGGGGCAACGCGGCGTTCATCAACATCGCGTGAGTACGGAAATCACTCGTTAACAGACACAGACGGACACAATAATGACAACACCTGACGACACAACCGGCAGGTGTAATGGGTCGTTCTGCATCATGAAGACTTTTGGTCCTGTGAGTATATTTCATACATGTGTTCTGTCACATGTAACGTCAGGACCTTCAGAGTATATTATCATCGTCTTCATACTCTGTGGTACTTTGTGCTTCTTCCACTATTTAGACAAGAAAGAGATTCTGGTAAAGCTGAACATGTTTTTGGATCAGAGTGACGGATGGAAACTAAATCGAATAGACatacctctctccccccccccctctctctccctctccccctccctctctctctcccccctctcccctctctctctcctccctctctcctctctctctcctctcccctccctctctctatccccctctccctcccctctccccctctctttccccctctccccctctccctccccctctctctctctccctccctctctccccctctctccctctctctctctctctctctatccctctctctttctatctctccctctcaatTCAAATCTTttcttcccccctctccctctcaccgcctgtctccctctctctccgcttctctctccctctctgtcccctccctgtccccccctctcctctctatcCCTTCctgtctttctcttcctccctgtctctcccctctctcaatgtatgtctctctccccctcaatgtctatctacccccccccctctctcctcccctctctctctctcactccctgtctctccccccTCAGCTTCCCAGCCTGTCACTTTGGGAAGCTGTACGGTGCGGCGATGTCCATGTCGGCCGTGTTCTCCCTGCTTCAGTACCCGTGCTTCACGCTCGTCAGAGGACCTCTGGGCGGAGACCCCTTCTTTGTGAGTGCTCTAGAAAgttagaatataaatataaatataaataagataACCGATAACCGATGCGTTCCAGGTGGACATTGCTCTGATCGGCGTCAGCCTGCTGGGGTTCATCCATCCCGTCTACGTCTTCCTGCACTGCAGGGCGGCAGCTCGCCGCCGGGAGAACGACGACGTCACCGACGGCTCCAAGACGGACGGAACCAAGTTATAGTCGCATAACATGACATTAAATTACATCACGTCACTTATATGATGCTTTTAtgcaaagagacttacaataagggaattcaaccacgagtataaactcagaacaagaatcAAGACGGTAACGTTTCTTCAGGAAAGCCAAACTACTAAATAAACCCGTCGTGTCTTTTAGACGAATGTTTTTGTATCGAAAAATTAACGAAGGTTTAATTTTTAAGGTTTTCCGAAGGAAACTAAATCGTTGTCCTCGCCTCTCTGTTCCTATGCGGACGTTTTacactcaaattaaaacaatttgcatAACTTTTTTTATCATCTAAATTCACTGAATTATTTTATTGCTAACAGAACATTCAGCCTCTCATGCACACCGATGGTCTCGTTAGTCAGTGAAGTACGATTGGAAATGTTCCAtcacaatgtttgtttttaattgttttgcataacaaaaaatgtattattcatttaataataagtgtgttttttattcaacATCTGTAACCCTAGCTTTAATATGCAGTATAGTGCATATATGGCTCCATTATTGGATGAACCagataataacaaataatactACTGACCTGTGCGCTGTGTTTATTATAgtcctttatttattatttatataaaatatttaattatttaagaatGTGACACGAGACAcctgaaacaaatatataaatatatagaaatgtaaatatatatatgtaaatacatatttatatatattcatatatatgtataatatataattatatatcctACAATCAGTGTTGGGGAGTAACTTGTTACAGTTAACAGAGTTACGTATACAATTacttaattattaatattgatcAGTTCCTGAGGGAAAAAGTACGGAGTGACACTCGGATATATTATGTTCAATAAAAAAAGCGTATGCAGGATAAAGCTGTTCCACTTTTAATTCACATTACTTTGAATAACGTTCAAGAAAAAGTTCCACGCTAATCAGTGTAATAGCAACTTATGTTCAAAAGAGGAAGCATTAAGGACACGGATATTCAATCTTTGGAGTAGTTTTACACAATACTACTGTAGATGACATTGTttgtcttatatatatatatatatataaagacaaaCAATGTAGACGCTCCAAAACACAGCTTTATCATTAGGGTTCAATTGTGTCCAAAAGAAGTAAGGCACTAGGCACTACAaggtactaatatatatatataaattgaccATCTCCCAACATTTGTTAACTTTttataaaatactttaaaaaaggtttcaacattagatatatatacattatatatatataaatacacacacatatatatatatacacacgtatatatacacacacacgtactgtatatataaaaatatatatataaataaaagttgaAGGTGTCAGAAGAACAGTCCAAACTAGACGCAGTAAAACATGTtagttctttctctctttctttctttctctttcgttTAAATCTCTTGTTGGACCAGGAGGATGAGCGGCTCACGTCGTCGAGAGGGTCGAGTTTAAATCCCGTGGCAGAAGGCGTGAACTCGGTTGCTACGGCGACCGGTCACACccccccgtcctcctcctcgccgtcgtCCTCCTTTCTTCCCGCGTTCCTCGCGCTCTCCGCGGCGTGAGTGTGGTTGTGGTGCAGAAACAAGATGACGTCCAAGCTCTCCGGGGGAATGTTGGCCCTCTTcccgcacgccgccgccgccgccgcctcccgcGCAAAGTCGCGCGCGGCgctccccgccgccgccggcgcGGCCAGGTAGGCGCGCGCCGCCGTGGCGAGCAGCGGGAACTGCGCCGCCTTGCTCCTCCACCACTGCAGCGGCTCCACGCCCAGCGCCGCCCCCTCGCCGGCCCTGAAGacggagagctccgcctccaccgcctcctccaCGGAGCGCCGCTTGCTCCGGGGCGCCGAGCAGAACAGGTCCCCCAGGAGGAACTCCATCCCGGAGAGTCCGCCCTGAGGGGGATCCGCCGACTCGCCTtcgtcggcctcctcctcctcttcctcctccgccgccgcgtCGCTCTCCTCGTCTGCCGCCTCTCTGAAGTCGATCGGGCGGGATTCTTTGAGGCGCTTGCTCCTCCGCAGGAAGTCGCCGTCCGACTCCGGCGACCCGCTCCTCTTGCTCGCCGTGTGGCCTCGACCTCTCCTCCGGTCCTCCTTCACGATCCGGACCGCCTCCTCCTTCAGCCAATCGAACGTGGCTTTCTGCTCCTGGGAGCCAATCACACCAAAACAGAGACGTTACACGTTGTTATCAcggaggggaggagtcacatgGCACACGTCAGGATTTTTAACAAAAAGGTAGGAAGGGAGCCTCACAAGTGAAAGTGCACATTAGAATCACAAATGGGTCGTATGAGTCGTTCATCTGTTTCtcaaaaacaagacagaaatcTAAAAATGggggcatttaaaaacattaaaacaccgTCTTTATAAAAATGTTCAGTGTCAAACTTGAATGTGTGAGTTTAAGTGGCATTTGCTCTTCAGATGACGGgataagaagaagaggaggaggagaaggagaaaaagaatgaggagaaagaagaaggagaaagagaagaatgaggagaaagaagaagaatgaggagaaagagaagaaggagaaagaagaatgaggagaaagagaagaaggagaaagaagaatgaggagaaagagaagaaggaaaatgaggagaaagagaaggagaatgaggagaaagagaagaatgaggagaaagagaagaagaaggaggagaagaagaagagttctcaaactgtggggcgtgcgcccctctagtggggcaaagtggtactacaggtggggagCAGGAAGAAAATGCAGAAAGGCCTTTTATTGAGACCgtctttcctgctgttgcccttcaaaacaaaagcttaacattgagcatgaagagactttattgccaaatatttgaactcgTTTTGTTTAGTTCACAGTTTGCACTTATTGTTAATTATCTTGAAAAGACACCCAGTGCAAAACCAGTTCACTGTAGTCCCAGTCGGCTATTTCTTtctgtgtgctttttttttgcacatataTAACTATTTGCATTGATCTAACAAAGTGACACTTTTGGTTTACAAAAAGTCAcatgaagtttaaaaaaaatattaatcaaCGACCATCTTGCTGGGTCGGCGGGGGCGTGGCCATTCTGAGAACCGccgctttaaataaaataaaactaaccGTACATACTCAGAGGCACGCAGTGGATGCGTTGCATAACTCGGCGGCTCACCTTCTCCTCCATGAAGCCCAGCCCGTGGAACTGCGGGTCGAGGGAACACGCCACGCACAGGACCCGGTTGACCGCGGGGTCTTCGTAGCGGCTCGCCAGGCTGCGCCTCatctccctcttcacctccttcagggCGGAGGACGAGTCCCCCGGCCGCGGCGCCAGGTGGCGGGACAGCAGCCCGGTGAGGATGGGCTTGACGAGGGTCAGGCGGGGGAACGCCTCCTTGGCGAGAGTCCGGCACGCCACGTCCAGCGGCCGGAGGACCAGACGCAGCTCCTCCGCCACCTTCCACTCCGACCGCAGGGTGGCGAAGGTCGTCGCCGGGGACGACGCGGAGTTGGCGCGGCGGCGGCCGCCGGACGAACCGGACTCCGATCCCTCGTCTTCCTTCGACGAGCTCTCGCTCTCGAGCTCCCCGAGCGCGGCGCAGAGGAGGCTCTTGTGCTCGACGAGCGCGCTCAGCAGCGGGTACAGCCGGCTCCACGGCACGCCGCCGTGCGCCCACGCCTTCAGCTCCGCCCGCTCGCGCCTCTTCAGGCCCCGCAGCGGACTCcgggcgcggcggcggcgtcgggGCGAGCTCGGAGCGGGCGCCGCGAACAGGGCGGCGAGGACGTCTCGGAAACGTCCGAGCGTCTCGGAGACGACCGGGTGAGACATCGCCTCCTCCACGCAGCCCCGGACGGCGGCGAAGAAACACGGCACGGGCGGGAGTCCCTCGCCGGGACGCTCGGGCGATGTGGTGGAGTTTGGGAGGGGGGCGCCCGCCTCGCCGCCCGCCGTCTCGTCCCTCACGTCGCCGCCCAGCAGCACCGCGTTGGGCGTGGCGATGCCCCACTCCTGGGCCATCCGCTTCGcttgagccgccgccgccgctccaaggccgccgccgccgccgtcttcAACGCCGCCGCCCTCCGTCAGCCTCCGGGTCGCCAGCGCCAGGTTGTGAAAACTGAAAGCGGCGTCGACGTAGTGCACCCAGAGCGTGACGTGCCTCTCGGCGCCGCCCCGCCAGTTGTGCGTCCACACGTCGGCGCTCAGAGTGACAAAGTGAGGCACTTCCTTCCGCGGTCGCCCGCGCCTCCTGGGCTCGAACTCCACGGGAGCGGTGTGGTCGgacacgccgccgccgctcgccaTTTTGCTCCCCAGCAGCCGCGCCAGGCTCGCCTTGCCCCTGGCGTGGCGTTCCCTCAGGAGGTCCTCCAGCTGCCACGGCGAGGGCGGCTCCTCGCAGGAGGGCCGCAGGGCGCGGAGCAGCCGCCGGAAGCCGTCCCCGTCCGCCAGCGCCGGCGGCTGCACGTCCGCGACGAGAAAGTCGGCGATGGCGTCGGCCACGGGAGCCGAGAGCGCCGCGGGGAGCGGACTGACCGGACCGCCGGGACCCGCCGCCGGCTGGGAGCGCGGATGACCTTTGGTAGGGAAAAAGTAGATATTTcactttagtttagtttagcgGCCTGGTCGGTCATTTAAAGACGTTCAgaatccccagaggatgaatttgAATGTTTCACAACATGGATTGAATTGTTTTCCATAGCACCACCTGACGGTTTAAGTGTATTAGTGGCGTGTCCTTCAGGGACTGACCTCGATTATTCCCTATTTTAAGGAGTCTGCCTACCTAAGAATGAACATTCACCTTAAACACAGAGCAGGAGAAAATGacccaaaaaaaccaaaatgtgTAAATTATGGATAAAATGTATCATGTGGAAAAAAAAGCATGAATATTATGAACTCAATCAATGCAATTCTTTAGCTACatggttcatccacatggggaccaatgggtgtccaggactttaaaccaaatttcaaaGAAATATTGgtgtaaaaacatgaaaaagtgagaacatttcatatttaaactaacaatgatatttccaaagcatacagtaaataaccgTAAATGACCCAAATATAACAActcttccatgacttttccaaaacttttggaatttgtttttcttccaggcttggaaataacaatttttacaaatcccatgacctttccaggttttccatggccATCGACCCCTGTGGCTTATTGTTTTAAAGCAAAGGCTCGCGGTCTTATAATGTTCACACGGAGTGAATCACAACCTGTTCGTCAAAACTATTCcattagaataaaaaaataaaatgtatacgaCAAAAGGAGCCGGCTGGaatcaaaagtgtgtgtgtttgtgtcatcataataataataatcaccgaTGGCCGTGAAGCTCCGGTCCTTGACGCCGTCCCGCGGGGGTCTGATGTGGTGCTTGCCGGTCAGGTGGTTCTGGAGAgccgaggctccgcctccacagCCCACGCGCTCGCCGCACAGTTTACACACGGCGGTGCGGCGGTCCAGAGGCCGCCCGGCGGGGTCCGGCTCCAACCCGAAGAAGTGCCACGGGCTGCTgtgcgcggcggcggcgttcgGGTTGCTCAGCAGCCTCTCGGTTCCGGGCATGAAATCGTATTTTTCGCACGGATGAGAGCTCGGCGACGGCAAGGAgacggtggaggaggaagggaaggcgGAGccgatggcggcggcggcgcccgcGCCCGATTCGCTCGCCGTGTCCGGGTTGGACATCGTCGTCACGTCGCCGATGACGAGCATGGGGCTCGGCGATTGGCTGCGGTCGGACCACAGGTAGGAGCTGCTGGGCTCGGCGAGGGTGACCAACTGGACGTCTTGCAGAAGGCGCAGGACGGTCTCTTTGTCTCCGAGTTCACATTTCACGTTGTCACCtgtacaccaaaaaaaaaaaaaaaagtcaaccgTCAGTTGAAAATcttcaaaagttttagaacgcTTCCCTCATTATTCCAGATTTTATTGAAATCTAAGCCGTTCAAGTGAATCACCTGAAATTGTCCAAAACTTTCAGAGTTTAAACAGTTTAAACTCTGAaagcagacagcttgacacggagcagctctgatcccgcgctcttttaatgaagtatcgatactaaaaatatgctaaatcacatcgctcttaacgtacgggtactttgttagcatcgctccaccgtgcagcgtgacagcagcagaagtagcggactaacattcaagctaacctaaaccaccaaacgctgaagacatcttgacgctgattggccgaga
The nucleotide sequence above comes from Pseudoliparis swirei isolate HS2019 ecotype Mariana Trench chromosome 24, NWPU_hadal_v1, whole genome shotgun sequence. Encoded proteins:
- the LOC130190376 gene encoding uncharacterized protein LOC130190376 isoform X2, which encodes MALISKPRSKSIVWLYFGLKADDKGQALNSGEAVCRLCRKIVLAKGGNTTNLRSHLRRRHRADFFENISSTTSGASFEAQGMADSSEKLALFEPHVRTREAIVPKEEDEEEFEANAPDVPRRASVSDVELDELECSRTESKLTKMQTSWALNRFTGWLASRGLRTDLAAVDKTELNGLLRHFYGSVRNGKGELYGVASYVALRAGLNRYFQEPPVSRPVSLMKDAEFLSANQVFSGVLKRIRRSGRDASSHRRAMSPDDVRILRRSRAMDTGTPRGLLNKVWFDIQVYFGRRGKKANRNLKPDSFVVRKDRRGLRYCASSAGDDETDGCSMFEKPGSELCPIASLLKYRSKLPPNATAFYLQPKKDFADGVWYSRTPLGVNNLGSMLSRMSKEARTSVIYTNLCIRSTPFHQLCGAGLESRGIAPVSLHRSETSFQSHRTAPVGSRGARCRERAIHLAQQVCHQTSLDLNHDEFFEDAPFLQTASNTNYVPDAVLPPGEPWRRGGGGGGGGGPSSRAALSLPSCLFLSGSSGEEQTGEMKVHAKCHLQEGVMFGPYVGEVRRGQMPSNLKYAWAIRDDHAFNYVDASDESKSNWMRYVTYTSTEEAHNLVVFQFYRHIYYKVSRPIPEGAELRVWIGRDYATLLGLGMGDNVKCELGDKETVLRLLQDVQLVTLAEPSSSYLWSDRSQSPSPMLVIGDVTTMSNPDTASESGAGAAAAIGSAFPSSSTVSLPSPSSHPCEKYDFMPGTERLLSNPNAAAAHSSPWHFFGLEPDPAGRPLDRRTAVCKLCGERVGCGGGASALQNHLTGKHHIRPPRDGVKDRSFTAIGHPRSQPAAGPGGPVSPLPAALSAPVADAIADFLVADVQPPALADGDGFRRLLRALRPSCEEPPSPWQLEDLLRERHARGKASLARLLGSKMASGGGVSDHTAPVEFEPRRRGRPRKEVPHFVTLSADVWTHNWRGGAERHVTLWVHYVDAAFSFHNLALATRRLTEGGGVEDGGGGGLGAAAAAQAKRMAQEWGIATPNAVLLGGDVRDETAGGEAGAPLPNSTTSPERPGEGLPPVPCFFAAVRGCVEEAMSHPVVSETLGRFRDVLAALFAAPAPSSPRRRRRARSPLRGLKRRERAELKAWAHGGVPWSRLYPLLSALVEHKSLLCAALGELESESSSKEDEGSESGSSGGRRRANSASSPATTFATLRSEWKVAEELRLVLRPLDVACRTLAKEAFPRLTLVKPILTGLLSRHLAPRPGDSSSALKEVKREMRRSLASRYEDPAVNRVLCVACSLDPQFHGLGFMEEKEQKATFDWLKEEAVRIVKEDRRRGRGHTASKRSGSPESDGDFLRRSKRLKESRPIDFREAADEESDAAAEEEEEEEADEGESADPPQGGLSGMEFLLGDLFCSAPRSKRRSVEEAVEAELSVFRAGEGAALGVEPLQWWRSKAAQFPLLATAARAYLAAPAAAGSAARDFAREAAAAAACGKRANIPPESLDVILFLHHNHTHAAESARNAGRKEDDGEEEDGGV
- the LOC130190376 gene encoding uncharacterized protein LOC130190376 isoform X8, producing MSRESNSPGPAGLDLNHDEFFEDAPFLQTASNTNYVPDAVLPPGEPWRRGGGGGGGGGPSSRAALSLPSCLFLSGSSGEEQTGEMKVHAKCHLQEGVMFGPYVGEVRRGQMPSNLKYAWAIRDDHAFNYVDASDESKSNWMRYVTYTSTEEAHNLVVFQFYRHIYYKVSRPIPEGAELRVWIGRDYATLLGLGMGDNVKCELGDKETVLRLLQDVQLVTLAEPSSSYLWSDRSQSPSPMLVIGDVTTMSNPDTASESGAGAAAAIGSAFPSSSTVSLPSPSSHPCEKYDFMPGTERLLSNPNAAAAHSSPWHFFGLEPDPAGRPLDRRTAVCKLCGERVGCGGGASALQNHLTGKHHIRPPRDGVKDRSFTAIGHPRSQPAAGPGGPVSPLPAALSAPVADAIADFLVADVQPPALADGDGFRRLLRALRPSCEEPPSPWQLEDLLRERHARGKASLARLLGSKMASGGGVSDHTAPVEFEPRRRGRPRKEVPHFVTLSADVWTHNWRGGAERHVTLWVHYVDAAFSFHNLALATRRLTEGGGVEDGGGGGLGAAAAAQAKRMAQEWGIATPNAVLLGGDVRDETAGGEAGAPLPNSTTSPERPGEGLPPVPCFFAAVRGCVEEAMSHPVVSETLGRFRDVLAALFAAPAPSSPRRRRRARSPLRGLKRRERAELKAWAHGGVPWSRLYPLLSALVEHKSLLCAALGELESESSSKEDEGSESGSSGGRRRANSASSPATTFATLRSEWKVAEELRLVLRPLDVACRTLAKEAFPRLTLVKPILTGLLSRHLAPRPGDSSSALKEVKREMRRSLASRYEDPAVNRVLCVACSLDPQFHGLGFMEEKEQKATFDWLKEEAVRIVKEDRRRGRGHTASKRSGSPESDGDFLRRSKRLKESRPIDFREAADEESDAAAEEEEEEEADEGESADPPQGGLSGMEFLLGDLFCSAPRSKRRSVEEAVEAELSVFRAGEGAALGVEPLQWWRSKAAQFPLLATAARAYLAAPAAAGSAARDFAREAAAAAACGKRANIPPESLDVILFLHHNHTHAAESARNAGRKEDDGEEEDGGV
- the LOC130190376 gene encoding uncharacterized protein LOC130190376 isoform X1, which encodes MALISKPRSKSIVWLYFGLKADDKGQALNSGEAVCRLCRKIVLAKGGNTTNLRSHLRRRHRADFFENISSTTSGASFEAQGMADSSEKLALFEPHVRTREAIVPKEEDEEEFEANAPDVPRRASVSDVELDELECSRTESKLTKMQTSWALNRFTGWLASRGLRTDLAAVDKTELNGLLRHFYGSVRNGKGELYGVASYVALRAGLNRYFQEPPVSRPVSLMKDAEFLSANQVFSGVLKRIRRSGRDASSHRRAMSPDDVRILRRSRAMDTGTPRGLLNKVWFDIQVYFGRRGKKANRNLKPDSFVVRKDRRGLRYCASSAGDDETDGCSMFEKPGSELCPIASLLKYRSKLPPNATAFYLQPKKDFADGVWYSRTPLGVNNLGSMLSRMSKEARTSVIYTNLCIRSTPFHQLCGAGLESRGIAPVSLHRSETSFQSHRTAPVGSRGARCRERAIHLAQQVCHQTTGLDLNHDEFFEDAPFLQTASNTNYVPDAVLPPGEPWRRGGGGGGGGGPSSRAALSLPSCLFLSGSSGEEQTGEMKVHAKCHLQEGVMFGPYVGEVRRGQMPSNLKYAWAIRDDHAFNYVDASDESKSNWMRYVTYTSTEEAHNLVVFQFYRHIYYKVSRPIPEGAELRVWIGRDYATLLGLGMGDNVKCELGDKETVLRLLQDVQLVTLAEPSSSYLWSDRSQSPSPMLVIGDVTTMSNPDTASESGAGAAAAIGSAFPSSSTVSLPSPSSHPCEKYDFMPGTERLLSNPNAAAAHSSPWHFFGLEPDPAGRPLDRRTAVCKLCGERVGCGGGASALQNHLTGKHHIRPPRDGVKDRSFTAIGHPRSQPAAGPGGPVSPLPAALSAPVADAIADFLVADVQPPALADGDGFRRLLRALRPSCEEPPSPWQLEDLLRERHARGKASLARLLGSKMASGGGVSDHTAPVEFEPRRRGRPRKEVPHFVTLSADVWTHNWRGGAERHVTLWVHYVDAAFSFHNLALATRRLTEGGGVEDGGGGGLGAAAAAQAKRMAQEWGIATPNAVLLGGDVRDETAGGEAGAPLPNSTTSPERPGEGLPPVPCFFAAVRGCVEEAMSHPVVSETLGRFRDVLAALFAAPAPSSPRRRRRARSPLRGLKRRERAELKAWAHGGVPWSRLYPLLSALVEHKSLLCAALGELESESSSKEDEGSESGSSGGRRRANSASSPATTFATLRSEWKVAEELRLVLRPLDVACRTLAKEAFPRLTLVKPILTGLLSRHLAPRPGDSSSALKEVKREMRRSLASRYEDPAVNRVLCVACSLDPQFHGLGFMEEKEQKATFDWLKEEAVRIVKEDRRRGRGHTASKRSGSPESDGDFLRRSKRLKESRPIDFREAADEESDAAAEEEEEEEADEGESADPPQGGLSGMEFLLGDLFCSAPRSKRRSVEEAVEAELSVFRAGEGAALGVEPLQWWRSKAAQFPLLATAARAYLAAPAAAGSAARDFAREAAAAAACGKRANIPPESLDVILFLHHNHTHAAESARNAGRKEDDGEEEDGGV